In Micromonospora sp. LH3U1, one genomic interval encodes:
- a CDS encoding Rieske 2Fe-2S domain-containing protein: MRVTGTGHASMRIDTAAGSILCDPWVNPAYFASWFPFPDNSLLDWETLGQVDYLYVSHLHRDHFDAKHLRDFVSKDATVLLPEFPTSEMEDEFRALGFTKFRKAPNEQVVELPGGLKIMIQALTSPTDGPIGDSSLWVEYDGVRLLNQNDARPTDLGVFAELGHVHAHMLQFSGAIWYPMVYELPQAAKTAFGKQKRDRQFDRTWRYIDDLKASHVFPIAGPPCFLDDSLWQFNDIHGDEGNIFPDQSVFLSEYAKVGGTNGIVLLPGSVAEVTTEGATTTHPVPVEEFFANKVAHLEEMRERKRPVIEAEKASWRHPEVDVLGQMKRRIEPLLDESIYLAKGVGGPVRFDLVGYDGESVESIVVDFPGKEVRPYADEKVRYRFRTERSLIEHLLFIDEVDWVNSLFLSCRFSAARIGQYNEFVYAFFKCLSEERLQYAEGWYDEHERSTDAEDVTLGDWVVQRRCPHLKADLTRFGIVDGDQLTCQLHGWKFDLPSGRCLTSVGHKVRAHRVDAETPAPAGEAVI, encoded by the coding sequence GTGCGAGTGACCGGAACCGGGCACGCCAGCATGCGGATCGACACGGCCGCGGGCAGCATCCTGTGCGACCCGTGGGTCAACCCGGCCTACTTCGCGTCGTGGTTCCCGTTCCCCGACAATTCCCTGCTCGACTGGGAGACGCTGGGTCAGGTCGACTACCTGTACGTCTCCCACCTGCACCGGGACCACTTCGACGCGAAGCACCTGCGGGACTTCGTCTCCAAGGACGCCACCGTCCTGCTCCCGGAGTTCCCCACCTCGGAGATGGAGGACGAGTTCCGGGCGCTGGGCTTCACCAAGTTCCGGAAGGCGCCCAACGAGCAGGTGGTGGAGCTGCCCGGCGGCCTGAAGATCATGATTCAGGCGTTGACCAGCCCGACCGACGGGCCGATCGGCGATTCCTCGCTCTGGGTCGAGTACGACGGGGTGCGGCTGCTCAACCAGAACGACGCCCGCCCCACCGACCTGGGCGTCTTCGCCGAGTTGGGGCACGTGCACGCACATATGCTCCAGTTCTCCGGGGCGATCTGGTACCCGATGGTCTACGAGCTGCCGCAGGCGGCGAAGACCGCGTTCGGTAAGCAGAAGCGCGACCGGCAGTTCGACCGGACCTGGCGCTACATCGACGACCTGAAGGCGTCGCACGTCTTCCCGATCGCCGGCCCGCCGTGCTTCCTCGACGACTCCCTGTGGCAGTTCAACGACATCCACGGCGACGAGGGCAACATCTTCCCCGACCAGTCCGTCTTCCTGTCGGAGTACGCGAAGGTCGGCGGCACCAACGGCATCGTGCTGCTGCCGGGCAGCGTCGCCGAGGTCACCACCGAGGGCGCGACCACCACTCACCCGGTGCCGGTGGAGGAGTTCTTCGCGAACAAGGTCGCTCACCTGGAGGAGATGCGGGAGCGTAAGCGCCCCGTCATCGAGGCGGAGAAGGCGTCCTGGCGGCACCCCGAGGTGGACGTGCTCGGCCAGATGAAGCGCCGGATCGAGCCGCTCCTCGACGAGTCGATCTACCTGGCCAAGGGCGTCGGCGGTCCGGTCCGTTTCGACCTGGTGGGTTACGACGGCGAGAGCGTCGAGTCGATCGTGGTGGACTTCCCGGGCAAGGAGGTCCGGCCGTACGCCGACGAGAAGGTGCGCTACCGGTTCCGTACCGAACGGTCGTTGATCGAGCATCTGCTCTTCATCGACGAGGTCGACTGGGTCAACTCGCTCTTCCTGTCCTGCCGGTTCTCGGCGGCCCGGATCGGCCAGTACAACGAGTTCGTCTACGCGTTCTTCAAGTGCCTCTCGGAGGAGCGACTCCAGTACGCCGAGGGCTGGTACGACGAGCATGAGCGCTCCACCGACGCCGAGGACGTCACCCTGGGCGACTGGGTGGTGCAGCGGCGCTGCCCGCACCTGAAGGCGGACCTGACCCGGTTCGGCATCGTCGACGGTGACCAGTTGACCTGCCAGCTGCACGGCTGGAAGTTCGACCTGCCCAGCGGTCGGTGCCTGACGAGCGTCGGCCACAAGGTCCGCGCCCACCGGGTCGACGCGGAAACCCCCGCCCCCGCCGGCGAGGCCGTGATCTGA
- a CDS encoding DUF2631 domain-containing protein — translation MAGSEPVTSPDQHKPGHRKAGQIGAVLSALALLAMICGNHEGKVEDIWLIGLAALLLIIVIGDVVLRRNGLRS, via the coding sequence GTGGCAGGAAGCGAGCCGGTAACGTCGCCAGACCAGCACAAGCCCGGGCACCGCAAGGCCGGGCAGATCGGCGCGGTGCTGTCCGCACTGGCGCTGCTGGCGATGATCTGCGGCAACCACGAGGGCAAGGTCGAGGACATCTGGCTGATCGGCCTGGCCGCACTGCTGCTGATCATTGTGATCGGCGACGTCGTGCTGCGGCGCAACGGTCTGCGCTCCTGA